The Streptomyces sp. NBC_01353 genome contains a region encoding:
- a CDS encoding SMI1/KNR4 family protein, translating into MIFDQTDESEFAGPPVDAEMIRHAEDVLQVRLPKSYVDLLSVQNGGDLRNRCFPTEFPTSWAPDHVCVDAIWGVGGEWGVDVVSRDMITEWRYPEIGVVFGITPSAGHDTVMLDYSECGPFGEPSVAYIDEDRVPRPLANSFAEFLQGLVSCRTFGDDED; encoded by the coding sequence GTGATCTTCGACCAGACGGATGAATCCGAGTTCGCTGGTCCGCCGGTGGATGCCGAGATGATTCGGCATGCCGAGGACGTGCTCCAGGTTCGGCTGCCGAAGAGCTACGTCGATCTGCTGTCCGTCCAGAACGGCGGCGATCTGCGGAACCGCTGCTTCCCTACGGAGTTCCCCACGTCGTGGGCGCCGGACCATGTCTGCGTCGACGCCATCTGGGGGGTCGGTGGTGAATGGGGCGTGGACGTCGTGTCACGCGACATGATCACCGAATGGCGGTATCCCGAGATCGGTGTCGTCTTCGGTATCACTCCGTCCGCAGGGCACGACACGGTGATGCTCGACTACTCCGAGTGCGGTCCCTTCGGTGAGCCCTCCGTGGCCTACATCGACGAAGACCGGGTGCCGAGGCCCCTCGCGAATTCGTTCGCGGAGTTCCTGCAAGGCCTTGTCTCGTGCCGGACATTCGGCGATGACGAGGACTGA
- a CDS encoding LamG-like jellyroll fold domain-containing protein, translated as MLTTETAMATGATLSPLRMPELSLSGLWRWANENPLDTPDQQGGTARGKGHHASSDATSAEGDAGRKPGKGKGELDPFERHTDKPELATSGAAPGNAKSFDARTSKRDAKKSTATSDFYVNADGSTTVRHFSGRTNFKAADGTWKPIDSRLTEDTDGRLQQRANSLDIEFAPDATDQQLASVDFGAGRSLAYALRGASKAQPTVAADGTVTYAAVLPDTDVELVPLAEGFKENIVLRSPQAANSWTFPLAVKGLTPRMAADGDVEFTDANGKVTATIPHAYMEDSKIDPRSGDAAQSRAVTYELATVDGKPALRMTADRAWLDAPERVFPVTVDPTVTASNSTYTQNTISGDHSTETQIKVGSYDSGTNKANSFLQFSSLGTTLAGQRVTAATLNVYALWSSTCTPYAFSVHPVTQSWTPSGVTSYPGPTYGSAMGTATPAPGASCSNSSGSASVGVKMPVSLSATWFNQVAGGAANYGLALTAPTNDMFHWKKFHSDNSATAGFRPALELTYTANTAPQVNAQYPPENFQANTLQPELLVYASDADKGPSPLSYTFEVYDADSGSTTPVATSAALTKGSWKIPAGKLKWSKNYEWLVGVSDGTTEVVESGRFTTAVPQPPVTSGLSMNTDGHEFDPSDGNYTTEDTDADVEVVGPSLEIDRSYNSLDPRVDSAFGAGWSTVVDMKAAEVKDPAGVITSVVITYPGGEQVAFGRNSDGTYVPPLGRYARLEAVTTPAVGYKLTDKDFTAYSFTQATTKAGVYAISSIKDFAGRTETFAYDTNKRLTKITNETSKRSLTLAWFQPAGATAWHVQTVATDPSTAGDSATAQTWQYGYTADQLTKVCPPADWTKCTTYTYATGNHYRTTVLDADPFAYWRLGETSGTVAADAIDANQGQYNGTYKNVTLGSSSVLAGSTQKTATFNGTTSYVEMPSAPGATPSYTSVSLWFKTTTAGGVLFYYGDKPLSDPNPVANTTKNTPAVYVGMDGKLRGCLAMSPGCMSTITSTATVTDGQWHNAVLTGMATSQTLYLDGVSQGSLSGTINDWVQPYISLGAGVNTDGWPSMNPNDQLGHFTGQMAEVAVFSEPLPASVISTQYQAAKRSAGLLQTITTPNGKTQASVVYGTTDDRVLQATDGNGGTWKLNPATITGSSQVYRSAVMGSAPAGYWRLDDTQGAAQAANEIHTGFGTYNNVTQGVEGPFGAGDVTAALFDGTSSYAEVPYGVWHNKPDRSVELWFKTAEPGVLVSDQQKAVNDPAGVTGSWNPLLYVGADGKLRGHWWSVAGSGTTDFGSTSVVTDDKWHHAVLSAAGTTQTLYLDGVKQADFTGAAKDQTNGRTFIGAGFAKGWFSAPADISYFTGSIADVSVHSKGLTAADVASHWSAYKASSGVAPVRTVKLTDPTDKTLTYVYDAEMGNRLLTAIDTEGKRTTYGYDSGGFLHTVTDANGNRSITGHDVRGNAVSQTTCQDTAANKCSTEYMTYFPDATTAFPPMDLRNDLVLTERDGRSASPTDNTYLTSYAYDTAGNLLSVTTPPVPGHPNGRTASTTYTTTATPAAEGGTAKAPAGLVAQVVTAGGKKTSYTYYANGDLAEITDANGGKAKYTYDNLGRQIAKTEVNDANPAGITTSQTYDKNDQVVTETDPKVTNRVTGAVHQAKTTTAFDADGNILSQTVADLTGGDTARTTSMTYDAHNMLATRTDPGGDTTSFEYDAYGNKTKETDPAGNVNTYTFDAENRPLVTSLLNYTGDPNSPSAPTTLVQESRAYDPAGRLASITDAMGWVTAYTYTDDGLSASVVRKDPQTGKSFTEQANTYDAAGNLIEQITDDGQNRTTFTVDAADRTTTSVLDPNGLARTSTVSYDPDDNVVSETERDPATGDVSTTDTRYDNLGNVTGNTVHDGTTAPVARYKLDETTGFSVGDSSGANNTGTHGTGVHWSTERGGSAVFDGDANSYAQTQGSVVNTGGSFSVAMWVRLDDKTANHTFLSQDGTVGNPFQLYYSTTYGWTFNRSSADMSGPTLARASSGAAAVTAGTWTHLIGVYDAAAGKIRLYVNGSLIQEAAFASPWDATGPLQIGRRKASGVYAEYHKGALDDIQVYGEALTATQVSAVKGGTLPAAGSSVRSTSWKLDQRGLPLSLTDTNGNVTDYGYDEAGQQTSVTEPAVNAEQNGGTPVSIRPVSMTGYNTFGEATESSDPLGNVTVTAYDAEGQESSTTSPNYTAPGGTTAIQATAWNEYNRLGQVTAEVDPLGGRTTYTYTQLGDLASVTEPGGGTTKYTFDTNGDQLSATRPNGAREETTWDYLGRPVTSTDIVRQPTQRAFTAINEYNAPGGELSRTVSPTGVAESYKYNSVGEVIEATDGAGNVSTFTYDMDGQVLTSKDADGTSTKNTYDGFGQLKSIQDLDATGAVLRTSSSTYDRAGNPVSLTDARGHTKTFTYDATGLITKAVEPVSATESITTTYGYDAGGNRTRFTDGRGNPFLTTYNSWALPESVIEPSTPTHPNLADRTFTTTYDLGGRVKEMRSPGGVVVSHEYDVKSRLVRQTGAGAEATTVDHTYDYDADDRITAVAGAGDEKNTFSYDDRGLLLSASGPSGASSFAWNGDGAMTTRTDASGTSTYGYDTAGRLKTVSDGVTGTAMTYDYDVNNNVTSVDYGAGKSKRAFGYDKLQRLTSDKLTSPTGKVLSSITYGWDENGNETSKTTTGLAGSSTNTYTYDWADRLSSWNNGTTTEAYGYDASGNRTRVGGDTYTYDARNRLTSDGHSTYAYTARGTMSQVTDEGGTSTSVKADAFNRVINEGDRTYTYDGLDRVREAKDETGSPLHTFQYSGAGNEVASDGVTSYSRDADGSLLGVKTSVSAVLALTDLHDDVVGQFTSAGEALSGSTTYSPFGKVVQSSGMLGALGYQSGWTDPQTAKVNMAARWYSPQTGQFNSRDTVANDPMPDSIAANRYAYADGNPMTGVDPTGHWFEWAKKAVKKVAKKVKKTVKSAYKKTKATVKKVAKAVKRAAKKVKRAVKKAVKRAVRHVRKAVRYVSDSVRKVKRYVKRTYKRVKRYVHKVVKHVKKAVRKVAKAVKHVAKKVVKAAKKVGRAVKKAAKATANFVKQHASTIASVATGIAVFAGCTAITAGVGAIGCAALAGAAANGVGYMMSDGPKTLGGFAMAVGVGALTGAVGGVGGRLAANAAGKLLSGTLGRVVSGAAEGAVDGAVGGAIEYGTSCVNSEDGCSVGGAAKATAVGAAMGGAFGAAGNARGPKSKSNPQPDAQPGGAPDAPSGGSCPIRRGTTPHSFTGKTPVLTADGKTKEISKVKVGDYVLTAEPGKTTKEKHRVKEVIVTKTDRDYVDVTIATKTGPKTIQTTKHHQFYESSRDAWTQAGDLRVGQKLQNGEGAPTAIVEVKSYTAERVTYDLSIEGLHTYFVVAGTAVTTADVAAGVTADAVLVHNCGGSVRGHTSACACATGGNPVGPINAHLAGGNHPVTNVPFDAQGFPDFSGHRDPNTPDVTITLTGDRKKDFAAADKAAGINPKYRKGKWTWNHHQNCGKMQLVDMKIHSKTGHTGGFSIC; from the coding sequence ATGCTCACGACCGAGACGGCGATGGCCACCGGGGCCACCCTCTCGCCGCTGCGCATGCCCGAACTCTCCCTCTCCGGACTCTGGAGATGGGCCAACGAGAACCCGCTCGACACCCCCGACCAGCAGGGCGGCACCGCCCGCGGCAAGGGGCACCACGCCTCGTCCGACGCCACCAGCGCCGAGGGTGACGCGGGCCGCAAGCCCGGCAAGGGCAAGGGTGAACTCGACCCGTTCGAGCGGCACACCGACAAGCCCGAACTGGCCACCAGCGGCGCCGCACCCGGCAACGCGAAGAGCTTCGACGCCCGCACCAGCAAGCGCGACGCGAAGAAGTCCACGGCCACCTCGGACTTCTACGTCAACGCCGACGGCTCCACCACGGTGCGGCACTTCAGCGGCCGGACCAACTTCAAGGCTGCGGACGGCACCTGGAAGCCGATCGACAGCCGGCTGACCGAGGACACCGACGGCCGGCTCCAGCAGCGCGCCAACTCGCTCGACATCGAGTTCGCGCCGGACGCCACCGACCAGCAGCTCGCCTCCGTCGACTTCGGCGCGGGCCGCTCCCTCGCCTACGCGCTGCGTGGCGCCTCCAAGGCCCAGCCCACCGTGGCCGCCGACGGCACGGTGACCTACGCCGCCGTGCTGCCCGACACCGACGTGGAGCTCGTGCCGCTCGCCGAGGGCTTCAAGGAGAACATCGTCCTGCGCTCCCCGCAGGCGGCGAACTCCTGGACCTTCCCGCTGGCCGTGAAGGGACTCACCCCCCGCATGGCCGCCGACGGCGACGTCGAGTTCACCGACGCGAACGGAAAGGTCACCGCGACCATTCCGCACGCGTACATGGAGGACTCGAAGATCGACCCGCGCTCGGGCGACGCCGCCCAGTCGCGGGCCGTCACCTACGAACTGGCCACCGTGGACGGCAAGCCCGCGCTGCGGATGACCGCGGACCGTGCGTGGCTGGACGCCCCCGAGCGGGTCTTCCCGGTGACCGTCGACCCGACGGTGACCGCGTCCAACTCCACGTACACACAGAACACCATCTCCGGTGACCACTCCACGGAGACCCAGATCAAGGTCGGCTCGTACGACTCCGGCACCAACAAGGCGAACTCCTTCCTGCAGTTCTCCTCGCTGGGCACCACGCTCGCGGGGCAGCGGGTCACCGCCGCCACCCTGAACGTGTACGCGCTGTGGTCCTCGACCTGCACCCCGTATGCGTTCTCGGTCCACCCGGTGACGCAGTCCTGGACCCCGTCCGGCGTCACCAGCTACCCCGGCCCGACGTACGGCTCCGCCATGGGCACGGCCACGCCCGCGCCCGGCGCGTCCTGCTCCAACAGCTCAGGCTCGGCGAGCGTCGGCGTGAAGATGCCGGTCTCGCTGTCGGCCACCTGGTTCAACCAGGTCGCCGGCGGCGCCGCCAACTACGGTCTCGCGCTCACCGCGCCGACCAACGACATGTTCCACTGGAAGAAGTTCCACTCGGACAACTCGGCGACCGCCGGCTTCCGCCCGGCGCTGGAGCTGACCTACACGGCCAACACGGCGCCGCAGGTCAACGCCCAGTACCCGCCGGAGAACTTCCAGGCCAACACCCTGCAGCCGGAGCTGCTCGTCTACGCGAGCGACGCCGACAAGGGGCCGAGCCCGCTGTCGTACACCTTCGAGGTCTACGACGCCGACAGCGGAAGCACCACGCCCGTCGCCACCTCCGCCGCGCTCACCAAGGGCAGCTGGAAGATCCCTGCGGGCAAGCTCAAGTGGAGCAAGAACTACGAGTGGCTCGTGGGCGTCAGCGACGGCACCACGGAGGTCGTCGAGTCCGGCCGCTTCACCACCGCCGTGCCGCAGCCGCCGGTGACCTCGGGCCTGTCGATGAACACCGACGGCCACGAGTTCGACCCCTCGGACGGCAACTACACCACCGAGGACACCGACGCCGATGTGGAGGTGGTCGGCCCGTCCCTGGAGATCGACCGCTCCTACAACAGCCTCGACCCGCGGGTGGACAGCGCCTTCGGCGCCGGCTGGTCGACGGTCGTCGACATGAAGGCTGCCGAGGTCAAGGACCCCGCCGGTGTGATCACCAGCGTGGTGATCACCTACCCGGGCGGTGAGCAGGTCGCGTTCGGCCGCAACAGCGACGGCACCTACGTGCCCCCGCTGGGCCGCTACGCGCGCCTGGAAGCGGTGACGACCCCCGCCGTCGGCTACAAGCTGACGGACAAGGACTTCACCGCCTACTCCTTCACGCAGGCGACCACCAAGGCCGGCGTCTACGCGATATCCAGCATCAAGGACTTCGCCGGCCGCACGGAGACGTTCGCGTACGACACGAACAAGCGGCTGACGAAGATAACCAACGAGACGTCCAAGCGTTCGCTGACCCTCGCCTGGTTCCAGCCGGCCGGAGCCACCGCCTGGCACGTCCAGACGGTCGCCACCGACCCGTCCACCGCGGGCGACTCGGCCACGGCCCAGACCTGGCAGTACGGCTACACGGCCGACCAGCTGACCAAGGTCTGCCCGCCGGCCGACTGGACCAAGTGCACGACGTACACGTACGCCACCGGCAACCACTACCGCACCACGGTCCTCGACGCCGACCCGTTCGCCTACTGGCGCCTCGGTGAGACGTCCGGCACCGTGGCCGCCGACGCGATCGACGCCAACCAGGGCCAGTACAACGGCACGTACAAGAACGTGACCCTGGGCAGCTCGTCCGTGCTCGCCGGTTCCACGCAGAAGACGGCCACCTTCAACGGCACCACCTCGTACGTCGAGATGCCCAGTGCCCCCGGCGCGACGCCCTCGTACACGTCGGTGTCGCTGTGGTTCAAGACGACCACGGCCGGCGGTGTCCTCTTCTACTACGGCGACAAGCCGCTGAGCGACCCCAACCCGGTCGCCAACACCACGAAGAACACCCCCGCGGTCTACGTCGGCATGGACGGCAAACTGCGCGGGTGCCTCGCCATGTCGCCCGGCTGCATGTCGACGATCACGTCGACCGCCACCGTCACCGACGGCCAGTGGCACAACGCCGTCCTCACGGGTATGGCCACCAGCCAGACCCTGTACCTCGACGGTGTCTCGCAGGGCTCCCTCAGCGGCACCATCAACGACTGGGTGCAGCCCTACATCAGCCTCGGCGCCGGTGTGAACACCGACGGCTGGCCGTCGATGAACCCGAACGACCAGCTCGGGCACTTCACCGGACAGATGGCCGAGGTCGCCGTCTTTTCCGAGCCGCTTCCCGCCTCCGTGATCTCCACGCAGTACCAGGCCGCGAAGCGGTCCGCCGGTCTGCTGCAGACGATCACGACGCCGAACGGCAAGACCCAGGCGTCCGTCGTCTACGGCACCACCGACGACCGGGTCCTGCAGGCCACGGACGGCAACGGCGGCACCTGGAAGCTCAACCCGGCGACCATCACCGGCTCCTCGCAGGTCTACCGCTCCGCGGTGATGGGCTCCGCCCCGGCCGGCTACTGGCGCCTGGACGACACCCAGGGCGCGGCGCAGGCCGCGAACGAGATCCACACCGGCTTCGGCACGTACAACAACGTGACGCAGGGTGTGGAGGGTCCGTTCGGTGCCGGCGATGTCACGGCGGCCCTGTTCGACGGCACCAGCTCCTACGCGGAGGTGCCGTACGGCGTCTGGCACAACAAGCCCGACCGTTCCGTCGAGCTGTGGTTCAAGACGGCCGAGCCGGGTGTGCTCGTCTCCGACCAGCAGAAGGCCGTCAACGACCCCGCCGGGGTCACCGGTAGCTGGAACCCGCTGCTGTACGTGGGGGCCGACGGCAAGCTGCGCGGCCACTGGTGGAGCGTCGCCGGCTCCGGCACGACGGACTTCGGCTCCACGTCCGTGGTCACCGACGACAAGTGGCACCACGCGGTGCTCTCCGCCGCCGGAACCACCCAGACGCTGTACCTCGACGGAGTCAAGCAGGCCGACTTCACCGGCGCGGCCAAGGACCAGACCAACGGCCGCACCTTCATCGGCGCCGGCTTCGCCAAGGGCTGGTTCAGCGCTCCGGCTGACATCAGCTACTTCACCGGCTCGATCGCGGACGTCTCGGTCCACTCCAAGGGCCTGACGGCGGCCGACGTCGCGAGCCACTGGTCGGCGTACAAGGCGTCGTCCGGTGTCGCTCCGGTGCGGACGGTCAAGCTGACCGATCCGACGGACAAGACGCTGACCTATGTGTACGACGCGGAGATGGGCAACCGTCTGCTGACCGCGATCGACACGGAGGGCAAGCGGACGACGTACGGCTACGACAGCGGTGGCTTCCTGCACACCGTGACGGACGCCAACGGCAACCGCTCGATCACCGGCCATGACGTCCGGGGCAACGCGGTCTCGCAGACCACGTGTCAGGACACCGCGGCCAACAAGTGCTCGACGGAGTACATGACGTACTTCCCGGACGCGACCACGGCGTTCCCGCCGATGGACCTGCGCAACGACCTGGTGCTCACCGAGCGCGACGGCCGTTCCGCGAGCCCGACGGACAACACCTACCTGACGTCGTACGCGTACGACACGGCGGGCAATCTCCTGTCGGTGACCACGCCGCCGGTACCCGGGCACCCGAACGGGCGGACCGCGTCGACGACCTACACCACGACCGCCACCCCGGCGGCGGAGGGCGGCACCGCGAAGGCGCCGGCGGGTCTGGTGGCGCAGGTGGTCACGGCCGGTGGGAAGAAGACGTCGTACACGTACTACGCCAACGGTGACCTCGCCGAGATCACCGACGCCAATGGCGGCAAGGCGAAGTACACGTACGACAACCTCGGCCGGCAGATCGCCAAGACCGAGGTGAACGACGCCAACCCGGCGGGGATCACGACGTCGCAGACGTACGACAAGAACGACCAGGTCGTCACGGAGACGGATCCGAAGGTCACCAACCGGGTCACCGGTGCGGTGCACCAGGCGAAGACGACGACGGCCTTCGACGCGGACGGCAACATCCTGTCGCAGACCGTCGCCGACCTGACCGGTGGCGACACGGCGCGTACGACGTCGATGACGTACGACGCGCACAACATGCTCGCGACCAGGACGGACCCGGGCGGCGACACCACGTCGTTCGAGTACGACGCGTACGGCAACAAGACGAAGGAGACGGACCCCGCGGGGAACGTCAACACCTACACCTTCGACGCCGAGAACCGTCCGCTCGTCACGAGCCTGCTGAACTACACGGGCGACCCGAACAGCCCGTCGGCGCCGACGACCCTGGTCCAGGAGTCGCGGGCGTACGACCCGGCGGGCCGGCTGGCGTCGATCACCGACGCCATGGGCTGGGTGACGGCGTACACCTACACCGACGACGGCCTGTCGGCGAGTGTGGTCCGCAAGGATCCGCAGACCGGCAAGTCGTTCACGGAGCAGGCGAACACCTACGACGCGGCCGGCAACCTGATCGAGCAGATCACCGACGACGGTCAGAACCGCACCACGTTCACGGTGGATGCCGCGGACCGTACGACGACGTCGGTCCTCGACCCGAACGGGCTCGCCAGGACGTCGACGGTCTCCTACGACCCGGACGACAACGTGGTGTCCGAGACGGAGCGGGACCCGGCGACGGGTGACGTCTCCACGACCGACACCCGGTACGACAACCTGGGCAACGTCACGGGCAACACCGTGCACGACGGCACCACGGCCCCGGTGGCGCGCTACAAGCTGGACGAGACGACCGGCTTCTCGGTCGGCGATTCCTCCGGCGCGAACAACACAGGTACGCACGGCACCGGGGTGCACTGGAGCACCGAGCGGGGCGGCAGTGCCGTCTTCGACGGTGACGCCAACTCCTACGCCCAGACCCAGGGGTCGGTCGTCAACACCGGCGGCAGCTTCTCGGTCGCGATGTGGGTGCGGCTGGACGACAAGACGGCCAACCACACCTTCCTGTCACAGGACGGTACGGTCGGCAATCCCTTCCAGTTGTACTACTCCACGACCTACGGATGGACCTTCAACCGTTCGTCGGCCGACATGTCCGGTCCCACCCTGGCCCGTGCCTCCTCGGGCGCCGCAGCGGTGACGGCCGGGACCTGGACCCACCTGATCGGCGTGTACGACGCGGCGGCGGGCAAGATCCGGCTGTACGTCAACGGATCCCTGATCCAGGAGGCCGCGTTCGCCTCTCCCTGGGACGCGACCGGTCCGCTGCAGATCGGCCGCCGCAAGGCGAGCGGTGTCTATGCCGAGTACCACAAGGGTGCCCTCGACGACATCCAGGTCTACGGCGAGGCGCTGACGGCGACCCAGGTCTCCGCGGTGAAGGGCGGGACGCTTCCGGCTGCCGGTAGCTCCGTCCGTTCCACCTCGTGGAAGCTGGACCAGCGTGGTCTGCCGCTGTCACTGACGGACACCAACGGAAATGTCACCGACTACGGCTACGACGAGGCGGGTCAGCAGACGTCCGTCACGGAGCCGGCTGTCAACGCGGAGCAGAACGGCGGGACCCCGGTCTCGATCCGCCCCGTGTCGATGACGGGCTACAACACCTTCGGTGAGGCGACGGAGTCGTCGGACCCGCTGGGCAACGTGACGGTGACGGCGTACGACGCCGAGGGCCAGGAGTCCTCGACGACGTCGCCGAACTACACGGCGCCGGGCGGCACGACTGCGATCCAGGCCACGGCCTGGAACGAGTACAACCGCCTCGGTCAGGTCACGGCGGAGGTCGACCCCCTGGGCGGCCGCACCACCTACACGTACACGCAGCTCGGCGACCTGGCCTCGGTCACGGAGCCCGGCGGCGGTACGACCAAGTACACCTTCGACACCAACGGTGACCAGCTGTCGGCCACCCGGCCGAACGGTGCCCGTGAGGAAACCACCTGGGACTACCTGGGGCGTCCGGTGACCAGCACGGACATCGTGCGTCAGCCGACGCAGCGGGCGTTCACTGCGATCAACGAGTACAACGCTCCGGGCGGCGAGCTGTCCCGGACCGTGTCGCCGACCGGCGTCGCGGAGTCGTACAAGTACAACTCCGTGGGCGAGGTCATCGAGGCCACGGACGGCGCCGGCAACGTGTCGACGTTCACGTACGACATGGACGGCCAGGTCCTCACGTCCAAGGACGCGGACGGCACCAGCACGAAGAACACGTACGACGGGTTCGGACAGCTGAAGTCGATCCAGGACCTGGACGCGACGGGCGCGGTGCTGCGCACCAGCAGCTCGACGTACGACCGTGCGGGCAACCCGGTCTCGCTGACGGATGCCAGGGGTCACACGAAGACCTTCACGTACGACGCGACAGGCCTGATCACCAAGGCGGTCGAGCCCGTCTCGGCCACCGAGTCGATCACGACGACGTACGGCTACGACGCGGGAGGCAACCGGACGCGGTTCACCGACGGACGGGGCAACCCGTTCCTGACGACGTACAACTCGTGGGCGTTGCCGGAGTCGGTGATCGAACCGTCGACGCCGACGCATCCGAACCTCGCGGACCGTACGTTCACGACGACGTACGACCTCGGCGGGCGCGTGAAGGAGATGCGTTCCCCGGGTGGTGTCGTCGTCTCACACGAGTACGACGTGAAGAGCCGGCTGGTCCGTCAGACGGGCGCGGGTGCGGAGGCCACCACGGTCGACCACACCTACGACTACGACGCGGACGACCGGATCACGGCGGTCGCGGGCGCCGGTGACGAGAAGAACACCTTCTCCTACGACGACCGCGGTCTGCTGCTCTCCGCGTCCGGCCCCTCGGGTGCCTCGTCCTTCGCCTGGAACGGCGACGGGGCGATGACCACGCGGACGGACGCGTCGGGCACGTCGACGTACGGCTACGACACGGCCGGCCGGCTGAAGACGGTCAGCGACGGTGTCACCGGCACCGCGATGACCTACGACTACGACGTCAACAACAACGTCACGTCGGTCGACTACGGCGCGGGCAAGTCGAAGCGTGCCTTCGGCTACGACAAGCTGCAGCGTCTGACCAGCGACAAGCTGACCTCGCCGACCGGCAAGGTGCTGTCCTCCATCACCTACGGGTGGGACGAGAACGGCAACGAGACGTCGAAGACGACCACCGGTCTCGCCGGCTCGTCGACGAACACGTACACGTACGACTGGGCCGACCGGCTGTCGTCCTGGAACAACGGGACGACGACGGAGGCCTACGGCTACGACGCGTCCGGCAACCGGACCCGTGTCGGTGGCGACACGTACACGTACGACGCCCGCAACCGGCTCACCTCGGACGGGCACAGTACGTACGCGTACACCGCGCGCGGCACGATGAGCCAGGTCACGGACGAGGGCGGCACGTCGACTTCGGTCAAGGCCGACGCCTTCAACCGAGTCATCAACGAGGGCGACCGTACGTACACGTACGACGGCCTCGACCGGGTCCGCGAGGCGAAGGACGAGACGGGTTCCCCGCTCCACACCTTCCAGTACAGCGGCGCCGGCAACGAGGTGGCCTCGGACGGTGTGACGTCCTACAGCCGCGACGCGGACGGCTCCCTGCTCGGCGTGAAGACGTCCGTGTCGGCTGTGCTGGCGCTGACGGACCTGCACGACGACGTGGTGGGGCAGTTCACCTCCGCCGGGGAGGCGCTGTCGGGTTCGACGACGTACTCGCCGTTCGGCAAGGTCGTGCAGTCCTCCGGGATGCTCGGTGCGCTGGGCTACCAGTCGGGCTGGACGGACCCGCAGACGGCCAAGGTCAACATGGCCGCGCGCTGGTACTCGCCGCAGACCGGCCAGTTCAACAGCCGTGACACGGTCGCCAACGACCCGATGCCGGACTCCATCGCGGCGAACCGGTACGCGTACGCGGACGGCAACCCGATGACGGGTGTCGACCCGACGGGCCACTGGTTCGAGTGGGCGAAGAAGGCCGTCAAGAAGGTCGCCAAGAAGGTCAAGAAGACCGTCAAGTCGGCCTACAAGAAGACGAAGGCCACGGTCAAGAAGGTCGCGAAGGCCGTCAAGAGGGCCGCGAAGAAGGTCAAGAGGGCGGTCAAGAAGGCGGTCAAGAGGGCAGTCCGGCACGTCCGTAAGGCCGTGCGGTACGTGTCCGACAGCGTCCGCAAGGTCAAGAGATACGTCAAACGCACCTACAAGCGGGTCAAGCGCTACGTCCACAAGGTCGTCAAGCACGTCAAGAAGGCCGTGCGGAAGGTTGCCAAGGCGGTCAAACACGTAGCCAAGAAGGTGGTCAAGGCAGCCAAGAAGGTCGGCAGAGCCGTCAAGAAGGCGGCCAAGGCCACAGCCAACTTCGTCAAGCAACACGCCTCGACCATCGCATCGGTCGCCACCGGCATCGCCGTCTTCGCGGGCTGCACCGCGATCACGGCCGGAGTCGGTGCCATCGGCTGCGCCGCCCTCGCGGGCGCGGCGGCCAACGGCGTCGGCTACATGATGAGCGACGGCCCGAAGACGCTCGGCGGCTTCGCCATGGCTGTCGGCGTCGGCGCGCTCACCGGCGCGGTCGGCGGTGTCGGCGGCCGGCTCGCGGCGAACGCGGCGGGCAAGCTCCTCTCCGGCACGCTCGGCAGGGTCGTCTCGGGTGCCGCCGAGGGTGCCGTCGACGGCGCCGTGGGCGGAGCGATCGAGTACGGCACCTCCTGTGTGAACAGCGAGGACGGCTGCAGCGTCGGCGGCGCGGCGAAGGCCACGGCGGTCGGCGCGGCGATGGGCGGAGCCTTCGGCGCGGCGGGCAACGCCCGCGGCCCGAAGTCGAAGTCGAACCCGCAGCCGGATGCCCAGCCGGGCGGGGCGCCGGACGCCCCGTCGGGCGGTTCCTGCCCGATCCGGCGTGGCACGACACCGCACAGCTTCACCGGGAAGACGCCGGTCCTCACGGCGGACGGCAAGACCAAGGAGATCTCCAAGGTCAAGGTCGGGGACTACGTCCTCACGGCCGAGCCGGGCAAGACCACCAAGGAGAAGCACCGGGTCAAGGAAGTGATCGTCACCAAGACCGACCGCGACTACGTCGACGTCACCATCGCGACGAAGACCGGTCCGAAGACGATCCAGACCACCAAGCACCACCAGTTCTACGAGTCCTCCCGCGACGCCTGGACGCAGGCGGGCGACCTCCGGGTCGGCCAGAAGCTCCAGAACGGCGAGGGTGCCCCGACCGCGATCGTCGAGGTCAAGTCGTACACGGCGGAGCGCGTCACCTACGACCTGAGCATCGAGGGCCTGCACACGTACTTCGTGGTGGCCGGTACGGCGGTGACGACGGCGGACGTGGCGGCAGGTGTCACGGCGGACGCGGTGCTGGTGCACAACTGCGGCGGCTCGGTTCGCGGCCACACTTCGGCGTGTGCCTGTGCCACGGGCGGGAACCCCGTCGGGCCGATCAACGCGCATCTCGCCGGGGGCAATCACCCGGTCACAAATGTGCCGTTCGACGCCCAGGGCTTCCCGGACTTCAGCGGCCACCGGGACCCGAACACCCCGGATGTCACCATCACCCTGACCGGCGACAGAAAGAAGGACTTCGCTGCGGCGGACAAGGCGGCCGGTATCAACCCGAAATACAGGAAGGGGAAGTGGACATGGAATCACCATCAAAACTGCGGCAAGATGCAGTTGGTGGATATGAAGATCCACTCGAAGACCGGCCATACCGGCGGTTTCTCCATATGCTAG